The sequence TCTCATAGAGACCAGTCTATGGCAGAAGCGGCTTTGCCAACCAGTTAAGGAGTTCAATTAAATtgacaaaacaaaacattgaCAAAATTTGATGACATTCAATAAACGCTAGTGGGCAAGAAATACATTTTCCCTCGCTCGGCACGGGCTCGAACCCGATACCGCCGTGTACTACCCCACTCAGCAGGCAGCACAACGCCCGGCACCGCCCGGTCCCCAGGCCGGCCAAGAACTGATTATGTATCGCCGATTCCAGACTAGTCACCGGCAAATCAAAGCGGCCGCCTGTGGTAAGGGAACAATCAAAACGAAAAAAGGATGCTCTGAgttggatattctcggagctacCCCTGATTGCAAGCAGATGGCGCTACCGTACGGTACATCGATAGTCCAGATATCGCTTCCTTCCTTACGGTCCGTTACGGGTTTTATACTCATCCATCATGGCGTCTATCTTAGCTCAACAAATACTGAGGGGAAATAATGTGAAATTAGCAGCAGTTTCTAGGTTTGTATTTGAcattttatattgaatttctCCTCAGTCgttatctgcatttcattttgcAGCTTGTCGagtattttcatgattttctgAGCTATTTTTATGTCTGACAGGACAGATCAAAAGTGGATTAATTTGGGTCGCAATCTTTGACTTTGTCGTCAGTCAGTGATTTAGTGAATAATGTCAGTTGGTTGAATCTATGAATTGTTGATTGTTTTTAGGGCTGTTTCTTTGTCGGCTAATTTTCGCTCGACTCAAAATTTGAACGAAGAAGAAAGAAGAATCGCTGCTTCAATTAAAGATGAACATCAGTTGATTGAGGTTCCTGAGAAAGTAAGAGTAGAACAGACAGAgcaattaaaagatttatttcaaaagttttcactGAGTCAGTGACAGCAGGCTTACAGTATAGAGAGCTAGAGAAAACTGATGGCCTGATCTGTTTACTACTGATGACACTGCAGGGTctgatctaaggaatgaaagccacttgcccggggggcaagcatatctgaaatttcgcttgccccctccaaaaactacttgccctacacaggcagtccgattggtggcgctatcatccgttgtatcgagtgggaaaaaagctttgtgatataaaattgcacaagaccgggggacaagtgataatgataacctacttgccctgatgagaatatacttgtcccgggcaatcggacaagtgatTAGATCGAACCCTGCGCTGACAGGTCTTGGAGAATGCAACCTGCAGTGCCGTGCCTGCTAAAGAGATTGAAAAACCAATTTCCGAGACGTCCAAAATTTGTAGGTTTTAACGATCACTTTCTCGACAAAAAGTGAAAGCTCAACTCAATGGTACCGGTGGAAAAACTACCACTGAAGCTGCTTTTTCAACCTCCCTCATTCTACGCGGGGGTGTTATATAGGGAGGAGGTCCCCATTCAAGCGATGAGGATATAGacgataattttcattttaatatcagACAATGATAGACTATGTTTAATTACAGATGGATATCACAACTCTCAGCGGCGTCCCCGAGGAACATATTAAGAATCGCCAGGTGCGAATATTTTGCCCGGCGAGGAACGCGATGCAGAGTGGATCCCGTGGAACTCGTAAATGGAGGATAGAATTTGAGACAAGGGAGCGTTGGGAAAATCCCCTGATGGGCTGGACATCTACGTAAGTGTGAAATCGTTTTAATGAAAGTTTTCGTAAAGGAATcagaaattcaaatcaaaagttAAATGATCAATGTTTCAGACCTGACAATGCTCTAGAGAGAATCGAAACATTTTTTGATGTTTGATTTATGattttaattaatgaatttcagtttttaatctcttaaatatttgTATCTGTTATCAGTCTTAttagggagcatctcaaaatttcaatagttGCATCAATTAGAAAAACTGTCTCATTCTTTCTTACAACCCCACCCCCCTTTGATTAGACACATGCCAAAGTTGGaactattgattttctaatgagaGACCACAGACAAAGATAAGACGTTCTCACGGGTGTATTTCGATCACAACTtttaattagaaaatgaaatagcaAAATTACAAGTGGAAAACCTATTGAAaagttattctaattgaagtaactatcgaaattttgagatgctcccttaTCTATTCTCAACATCTGAGTGTACATGACCTATTCcgctaattttgaaaatttggttTAGTTTTAAAATAAGTTAATGAATAAGTTGCCTAGAATTGCATCTTAGAGAAATTGAATAACTGTAGACTGTCGGATACGATTTATTGAGAAATAACTGTAA is a genomic window of Tubulanus polymorphus chromosome 5, tnTubPoly1.2, whole genome shotgun sequence containing:
- the LOC141905433 gene encoding NADH dehydrogenase [ubiquinone] iron-sulfur protein 4, mitochondrial-like, with the protein product MASILAQQILRGNNVKLAAVSRAVSLSANFRSTQNLNEEERRIAASIKDEHQLIEVPEKMDITTLSGVPEEHIKNRQVRIFCPARNAMQSGSRGTRKWRIEFETRERWENPLMGWTSTADPLSNMNVDFLTAEDAAEFCERNGWQYHIEEKRLPKYKVKSYGANFAWDRRTRKSTK